One region of Danio aesculapii chromosome 7, fDanAes4.1, whole genome shotgun sequence genomic DNA includes:
- the LOC130231491 gene encoding neuritin-like protein encodes MHLLLFISICLSLCWCVLSAAVTPPCSAVYRGFAECLLTLGDSVSSKTDENPQDINSICKSWDAFQVCVSGVLSGCRGDAAEIWESLRAESRKTAFAGNLYDICASRTEAVTATTPLVPNTDQTNQETLKGLAHFVRKDLLLICCSLLLLIRI; translated from the exons ATGCATCTGCTGCTGTTCATTTCAATCTGCCTCA GTCTCTGTTGGTGTGTGCTGAGTGCAGCAGTGACTCCTCCATGTAGTGCTGTGTATAGGGGCTTCGCTGAGTGTCTGCTCACTCTGGGTGACAGTGTGAGCTCTAAGACAGATGAAAACCCTCAGGACATCAACTCCATTTGCAA GTCATGGGATGCCTTCCAGGTGTGTGTTAGTGGAGTGTTGTCAGGTTGTCGCGGCGATGCAGCAGAAATCTGGGAGTCTTTGAGGGCAGAGTCCCGGAAAACAGCATTTGCAGGGAACCTCTATGATATATGTGCCAGTCGTACTGAAGCTGTGACTGCAACCACACCTCTGGTACCCAACACTGATCAAACCAATCAGGAAACCCTCAAAGGACTCGCTCATTTTGTCAGGAAAGACCTGCTCCTGATATGCTGCTCTCTTCTCCTGCTGATTCGGATCTAA